A portion of the Pomacea canaliculata isolate SZHN2017 linkage group LG13, ASM307304v1, whole genome shotgun sequence genome contains these proteins:
- the LOC112554236 gene encoding long-chain-fatty-acid--CoA ligase ACSBG2-like has product MSVALDPNSIQVTSFKMIKTEFSQDNNNVINTTQTEYSETKTDVLTDVTTAPQVNSLHSEHAPAELNGEPVINAQSVLTVEAFPDQETKLADETANNAHSTKVDSAHIDSVLVPASSGPQAHVISSSLPAERDTNDPLPAENLWAVKREEPVILRMKDKGPGSEKPLTVPEFLKMTAQKIPNKDALAVKRNGQWMKLTYAEYYNSVIDVAKGFIKLGLEPYKGVGIIGFNSPEWFLADLGAIFAGGLAVGIYTTNSPEACQYVASNSEANIIVVENNQQLQKILKVKHQLPELKAIVQYTGEVASREPFIYSWTQLMKLAEEVPDDVLKERMKLLAPNKCCTLIYTSGTTGNPKGVMLSHDNLTWTALSVAKASSPHLKSLPYEQLCLVSYLPLSHVAAQLLDMYCTIKLGGTVYFAQPDALKGSLQQTLLEVRPHVFFGVPRVWEKFQEAIQSASRNLPGYKKKLSNWAQGIGLKGNYSLMNGDSYPFGWSIAKSLVFKRVRKTMGLDRCYLCLSGAAPITKETLDFFLGLDIQVFEVYGMSESSGPHCTGFPGLSRVTSVGPELPGISTRLHNPDGEGNGEIVMSGRHIFMGYLNEEAKTRETLDDNGDLRTGDIGRKDNQGYLYVTGRIKELIITAGGENVAPIPIEDAVKEALPIVSQCMVVGDKKKFLSMLLTLKTVINPDTLEPSDNLTQGALDWCHSIGSKATTVSYILSANDTAILNAIQKGIDKANSQSVSNAQKIQKWSILPKDFSVPGGELGPTMKMRRPIISKMYMKTINAFYEE; this is encoded by the exons ATGTCTGTGGCACTGGACCCTAACAGTATCCAAGTGACATCTTTCAAGATGATCAAGACAGAATTTAGTcaggataataataatgt CATCAACACAACTCAGACTGAGTACTCAGAAACCAAAACGGATGTTCTCACAGATGTTACAACAGCACCACAGGTGAATTCACTGCATTCTGAGCATGCTCCAGCAGAATTAAATGGTGAACCTGTTATTAATGCACAGAGTGTATTAACTGTAGAAGCATTTCCTGATCAAGAGACCAAACTTGCAGATGAAACAGCAAATAACGCTCATTCAACTAAGGTGGATTCTGCACACATTGATTCAGTTTTAGTACCAGCTTCTTCAGGACCACAAGCCCATGTTATTTCAAGCTCCTTGCCTGCAGAAAGAG ATACAAATGACCCACTCCCAGCTGAAAATCTGTGGGCCGTGAAGCGGGAAGAGCCGGTTATTTTACGCATGAAAGACAAAGGACCTGGATCAGAAAAGCCTTTGACAGTCCCTGAATTTCTCAAAATGACAGCCCAGAAAATACCCAATAAAGATGCCCTTG CTGTCAAACGTAATGGTCAGTGGATGAAGCTGACTTATGCAGAATACTACAACAGTGTGATCGATGTTGCCAAAGGTTTTATTAAA CTGGGTCTGGAGCCCTACAAAGGTGTTGGAATCATTGGATTCAATTCTCCAGAATGGTTTTTGGCAGACTTGGGAGCCATTTTCGCAGG AGGGCTGGCCGTTGGCATATACACCACCAACTCTCCAGAGGCATGCCAATATGTGGCTTCCAACTCTGAGGCAAACATTATTGTTGTCGAGAATAACCAACAGCTGCAGAAGATTCTTAAAGTTAAGCACCAGCTCCCAGAACTCAAAGCGATCGTGCAGTACACTGGAGAAGTGGCATCTCGTGAGCCTTTCATCTATTCA TGGACACAGCTTATGAAACTAGCAGAGGAAGTTCCAGATGATGTCTTGAAGGAGAGAATGAAACTGCTTGCTCCAAACAAGTGTTGTACCCTCATCTACACA TCTGGAACCACAGGGAATCCAAAGGGTGTGATGCTTAGCCATGATAAT TTGACATGGACTGCTCTGTCGGTAGCTAAAGCATCCAGTCCACACCTGAAAAGCTTACCTTATGAGCAGTTATGTTTAGTGAGCTACTTGCCCTTGAGCCATGTAGCAGCCCAGCTTCTAGACATGTATTGCACTATCAAACTTGGTGGGACTGTGTATTTTGCTCAGCCTGATGCACTGAAG GGATCGCTGCAACAGACTTTGCTGGAAGTTCGTCCACATGTCTTCTTTGGTGTGCCACGTGTGTGGGAAAAGTTTCAAGAAGCTATACAAAGTGCATCCCGTAATTTACCAGGCTATAAGAAGAAGTTATCAAACTGGGCACAGGGCATTGGCCTGAAAGGAAACTACAGCCTTATGAATGG GGACAGTTACCCTTTTGGTTGGTCAATAGCCAAGAGTTTGGTCTTCAAGCGAGTACGAAAAACCATGGGGTTGGACCGCTGTTATTTGTGCCTGTCGGGAGCTGCCCCAATCACAAAAGAAACCTTGGATTTCTTCCTTGGTCTTGATATCCAAGTCTTTGAAGTGTATGGCATGAGCGAGTCATCAG gtccTCACTGCACAGGGTTTCCAGGGTTGAGTCGTGTTACCAGTGTGGGACCAGAGCTACCTGGTATCAGTACTCGACTTCACAATCCAGATGGTGAAGGCAATGGAGAG ATTGTGATGTCTGGAAGACATATATTCATGGGCTACCTAAATGAAGAGGCCAAAACTCGAGAGACTTTGGATGACAATGGAGACCTCAGGACAGGAGACATTGGCAGAAAAGATAATCAGGGATACCTCTATGTTACTGGTCGAATTAAAG aattaatAATCACAGCAGGAGGAGAAAATGTAGCACCAATACCCATAGAGGATGCTGTGAAGGAGGCCCTTCCCATTGTTAGTCAGTGCATGGTAGTAGGAGACAAGAAGAAATTTCTGTCCATGCTCCTGACACTGAAG ACTGTGATAAACCCTGACACTTTAGAGCCATCAGACAACCTGACTCAAGGTGCGCTGGACTGGTGCCATTCCATCGGCTCGAAGGCCACCACAGTGTCATATATCCTGAGTGCTAATGACACGGCAATATTGAATGCCATTCAAAAAGGGATTGACAAGGCAAACAGCCAGTCAGTGTCAAATGCTCAGAAGATTCAGAAGTGGTCCATTTTGCCAAAAGATTTTTCTGTCCCAGGTGGTGAACTAG GCCCCACAATGAAAATGAGACGGCCCATAATCAGCAAGATGTACATGAAGACCATTAATGCCTTCTATGAAGAGTAA